Genomic segment of Pochonia chlamydosporia 170 chromosome 1, whole genome shotgun sequence:
CCTTGGCGCTCAATCTCTGGCCCGTCCGTCAGTCCGTGGACCCGAACGGCCGAAAAACCACCTTTGAgcttttttttctctcccTCCCGTGATCCTTCTTATCTCAACCCACTTCAACGTCGACACTTCGACTCTTTCTTTCACTTCTCCCGCTCACCATCTCCACTCTGTACCTGTTCTCTTCAGTTGTTTTTCTGAAGAAGCTCGTTACTGTCAGTCACAATGGCCACCGACGCGAAATCCACTGGCTCGACCAAGGTCGATGCCAttgtccagaatgtcaaggctgctgagCCTGCTCAgctgtctggcctggctcTGTACTCCCGTTTCGCTCTTGCTGGTGCCGTCTGCTGCTCTGTCACTCACGGTGGTTTGACTCCCGTCGATGTGTACGTTTCTCCTGTGTCTGACGAACTTGATCCTGCTGGCCGCATCGGAATTCTGTCGCTTGCCGGAATCTTGGCTTCATTGCGACCGGCGCTCTCATAAACTGCGTGAATATGCGTACTGACTTTTCGCCTGAAACAGCGTCAAGACCCGTATCCAGCTCGACCCCAAGACCTACAACCGTGGCATGATTGGCGGTTTCCGCCAGGTCATCCAGAACGAGGGTGCTGGCGCTCTCTTGACCGGTGTTGGTCCTACCTTTGCCGGTTACTTCCTCCAGGGCGCCTTCAAGTTCGGAGGTTACGAATTCTTCAAGCAGCAGTGGATCAACACTCTCGGCCTCGAGACTGCTTCCCAGAACCGCACTGCTGTCTACCTCGCCTcttctgccgccgccgaatTCTTCGCTGATATCGCCCTCTGCCCTCTTGAGGCTACCCGTATCCGTCTCGTCTCTGAGCCCACCTACGCCAATGGCCTGATTGGCGGTTTCACCAAGATGCTCAAGAACGAGGGTGTTGGTGCTTTCTATGCTGGTTTCGGTCCTATCTTGTTCAAGCAGTAAGTCCAGCTCTAACCCATGCGCGATAATACAGTGGGGGTcataagtatttgaacactTCAAAGTATAAACTTACGAAGTATAACAAGGCCTTGGCTTTGTTATACTTTGGAAATTTTGGGTACCACGAAgtgttcaaatacttgtGGCCCTGACTGTATATGGGCAAGTCCCATGACAAGTgacgacaacaacaactaACTCACTTTTCCTAGGATCCCTtacaccatggccaagttcGTTGTCTACGAGAAGGCTGCCGAAACCATCTTCCGCACTTACCCCAAGGAGAGCCTCTCTGATGGCATGCAAACCGTTGCCAACCTTGCTGCCGGTTTGACCGCCGGTTTCGCTGCCGCCCTTGTCTCCCAGCCCGCCGATACCATGCTTTCCAAGatcaacaagaccaagggTCTTCCCGGTGAGGGCACCACTTCTCGTCTCATCAAGATTGCTAAGGAGCTTGGTTTCCGCGGTTCTTACTCTGGTATCGGCGCTCGTCTGTTCATGGTTGGTACTTTGACTGCCGGACAGTTCGCCATCTACGGCGATTTGAAGAAGGCTATGGGAGCTACAGGCGGTGTAGAAATCGCTAAATAGACGACTTTTCCTTTGTCGTGGTCGAAAATTTGGGATAGAAGCGGTGGATTTGGCTGATTCTGAGCATCATATACCAAGAATCAGGTGGGAGTTGCGCGTGTAAGATGGTTTAGTGGGGCCAGGCCGCTCGTGCCGGACATCGGAAGGAGCGGCACGAGCCGGCAGGCTTTCCCTTTACGGTCAAccatcttttcttttttgttgcCGTCTTGTTCTTTTTATTAGACACATTAGAAGCAGACTGGCTCGTTGCCGGCCTCCTCTTGCATAGATGATCGGGAGACTGCGGGAACCAACGGTTGTATAATAGTCGATTTGCACGTTAACGGACGGAGTCGGTAGCTCGTAATGGCTTGTCTTTGAGAACAATATCTTGTCTGAATCTGCAACTACTTGGCGTGAACTTGTGCAACACACAGCTGAAGGGACAGTCCAAAGTTATACCGCATAAGCTGTTGGGCCAATCGTTAGAGATAAACGTTTTAAGATCTGTATGGTATCCCGTAGGTAGATTCTGTGTTCTTCTGCATACGTTAACCGCATTTTCATTGGCGATAGTTTACAGTCCTTCCTGGTTCTGCGTGGCTGGATACAGAGTCATGTTTGTCCCTTTAGATGGCGTTTCCTGCTTCTCTAAGCCCAGGGACACTTGGCATTTGTGATGCAATGTCAATGAAATACTGCGCTGTAAACAGGGCGCACAGAACTCTAATCAATTCACAGAAGTTTCGCCATAACAAACTTACCTCTATAGTGAAACGCCTAGAGCATACACAAATATTTAAAAGTTTCGCAACGAGGATTAAACAAATGATAATTTAAGTCTATGGCCGCCAGCGGGCGAACTCGGAACATCCGTGCTTACCAGCTGGCGGCCATAGACTTAAATTCTCACCAGAGTttctccttcctctcatcaccttcattccttcgccatcttcattccTTCGCCATTAtgtcttcgtcatcttcctgtcttcaccatctcaccCTTCTGTCTTTTGCACTTGGAGCTTAGAGCATATTTCCTTCCGTCACACACCTCTCATTTTTAGGCCTTCGTCAAGGTTTTGTCGCTTCGCTTACTTTCTGTGGGTGATTCTCCGACACAATTTCACAAACTTTCGCCTAGAACACGACAACTTGAAACGACAAAATGCTTACCAGGAACAGACGTTCAAACAGGCGAGGCATTCGCTACGATAAAAGCCGTCTGGGATTGCTTCAGGGAATCCATCCTGAGATGGAGTCCTTCGTTGAGCATTTCACGGAATACTTTCGAGAGGCAACACCTACCAACCAGTTGTACTTTGTGTTTGACCATGATGTATCTAGTCTTACAATTGAGAACCTCAATTTCTGTCCAACAAAATCGACTCTGTTCACAGATATTACGTGGCAAGCAGGTATCACCTTGCCCTTTCCCTACGCTCTTTTGCCAGACCTCATAAAGGGGGTCGCATGGTGTGAACCCCAACAGTGTATCGCCAAGTATAGAATGTCTCGCCGGGCGTAAAATATATCGCCAAGTATAGAGCACATAGAGTGTATATTGAAAATATCTGTTAGGGTATTCACCCTGGCgaaagggaacgctccgctcagagagatagtacaagttatattccgttgacaccTTGTCTCAATACTTTGTGAAAGCCTTATTGAAGCCGTTCGTTACgcattgaagatgacggtATTGTGGTACGTCAATATGGAACCTTGACTATTCATTGGACGGCATGGTCTGGTCGTCAATCGCAACATTAAAATGTTGACAGCTGACGGACAGCTGTTAGCAGTGCCAGGCCGGCTGTCTGCACCTGCAAGCTGTTTATGTGCTTGAACCAGGCGAATGCAAGCTTGAGTCGTGCTACTGTTGATCTTCACATTGACTTGGCCtcacacattcacagctcCATTCATTGACCCATTCACTGATTCCCATGTGCACACTTTCACTGGTCTCTGTATTCATTATAAACCCAAGACCATTCCACCGTAGCACTTGTTCACTTTTCCCTCACTCACGCCATTGACCTCATTTTCTCTCAAATTCTCTCCACACAGGCTATGAGCCCTTGTTTCTTCCCACATGTTGTTGCCCTGtcttttcaatgttcaatccAGCTCCGATAAGAAGGAATTTTATCACACGCAACAATTGTGATGCAGCAAACTGCTCACGGAACTTGAAGAGGCACTCAGTGAAGATATAAGTACACTGAAACTCAACCTTTTGAGGATGAACCACCTCATGCGCAGCGTGGCTGTCTACGGAGTGCACCAGAGCGATAAACTCACTGCACATAGACCGACTGTCTTGTATGCAAAAGCAGAAAAGCTCCATGACAAGGGCACAGTAGCCCCAACATTGATGGTGGTACCAAGAAAAGCCATCTACCAGCATTTCGACGAACTTCGGAAGGCGTTTCCAATCTATGATGACCCTGGATCTATGTTGGGGCCCAAGAAACACCTCAGACACGCCCATAGAGATAGCTAGTGTCAACATTTGCAACTGATTTTGGTCACCCTCTAGAGTGCCTCTTACAGCTCGCCATTCACCATTCCCCAGTCTCTCTGCTCTGGCTCGCGACCTCACGATCTACGCCAATAAATGCGATTTCCCAAGGGCGCTTACCTGAAGGTGAACCAACCAAAGAGTTTACTGGCCCAATACCAAGGACATACAGACCAGCACTGTAAGTGCAATTGCAAGGAATGGCAATGCTTGCTTCCTAACTAACAGGCTGGCCCGACTTAGGTCGAATCAATGGCAATCCTAGCCACAGACGGATGAAAAGATGTCCATCATCGGGACCCCCAAGAAAGCGAGAGACATTCGACAGTGTGGGCGCGCCAGGCCCAGTGTTGACGTGCTGGCCGTCAATATCAACATCATGATGCGTCTCCTGGGGTCAATTTGCACAAATGCTGCCGCGTCGGTGTAATATACACAGTTAGCTATCAAGCAAAACCCACTCATATCATCATActctacagtctgtggtaagaagtatttgcccacatgaaagtatacactaacacatcttAGTATACATTGATATACACTGCTATATGTGATACCCTCTAagtgttcaaatacttctgatCCCCCAATGTAGCTCTGTGTTCACAGTTGCTAGAGCTCAAGGAATAGACGGACAGGAAGTCAGCTCAAGAACAAACACCATTTCACCCAAAAATGAAAGGGATCGACCAAGAACAGCCGATGTCATCCACAATCTTCCCCGCGCGCCGAAATTCGGAGTTGAGACCTTGCAGTGTCTGTTTCATGAGCTGTGGTCGGAATGTGGCAAAAGTTACTCTAGACAGGAGACTGAGATTCATCAAAATACGAAAAGTCGAAAGGGATACAGGGCACATTTCAATCGTTTGTTGAGTGAAGCTATCCTGAGTCAGATCCGACATATGGTAAGTCGCAGTTGTGTGGATGACAAACATTTAGTTAACGACCCCGACAGACTCCGAATGCATCAAAGGAACATGGGGTAATCCATCGCCCTAGGAAAGGTCATTTACAACCAGGATCCTCCGTTGAACcctgatcttgacaagcTGTGTCGTTAACATCATTTTGCGGACTAGAAGTCATTAAATTTGCGCCAAAGAGCAGCTTTGAACTTCGACCTCACCAGGTAGTCGGTAAGTAGTTCCTATTACTATATCTAGTACGATGCATATGATAACATTGTCGATTTTAGCTATGCATAGATGCCGACTGGATGCTTGAAATGGAGAGCAACCCGGTCAGAGGCACTGTCTTAGCAAATGCCACCGGCACTGGAGACGGCAATTGCAGGTCTATTGGTCATTCTAGGATATCGAAAGAGACGATTTCGCGCTGCTCGATGTGTCGTCACAAAAAGACTACAACATATCAGTGCCAAATATGCACTTAATTACGATGAAACTTCCTACAAACTGCTCGCCGAGCTTGAAGAGACAGTCAGTGAAGATCCACTAGAACTCGGCCACTTTGGAGATGAAACCCATGATGCTGCAGACCCTGAGGCAGCGCGATTGTCTATGGCATGTACAAGGACGTTGAACTCGTCGCACATTGGCCGTCTTATATGCAAAGGCACAGACCTCGCTGACAAGGAAACATTCGCGCCAACATTAATTGTGGTACCGAGCAAAGCCATATATCAACATTTCCATGAACTTCAGGAGGCGTTTCCCATGCTGCGCCTCAAGGTCTTCTATGGTGATCCTGGATCTATGCCAACAAAGCGAATTCCCAGGGGTGTATACCTGAAAACGAATCAGCTAAAGAGTTTATTGATTGAATGCCAAGAGCATTCAGACAAGCCATGGGTAAGCGCAGCCGTGAGAGTTGTAATGcttgtttcaatgttcccaaCTAACAAGTTGGCACGATTTAGGTCGACAGCGGGAACGACAACGTCAAGACTACTTTAAGTCTACCAACAGAAGTTCACCTGGAACTTCGCGAATCAATCAAAATATGCCTACTGCAAGGTGTATCACAAGAATGAATATAACTATAACGACAGTTTCAACATGCATGACATTGATCTGGTATCAGACTcagacgacgatgccgcCAGAGGTGGCAGCGTTTTACTTAAATACAACATCAATGGAATTGGGCCACACAACTTCAGACGGGTTATACTTGACGAAGCGCACGAATTTAAGAAGTGTGGAGGCACAATGGATCAGTTCATGAGCGCAGTGAATCATGAGTCTGTGCATCTCATACCTGCCACGTTGCTGTTTCACAGCATTAGGGATATTGAGCACCCTCTACGATGCCTCTGGAGGGCAATGAAACTCCCGCAGTTTGACGATGGGGTTTTTCAACCATTGATGGGATATCTTTGTGGGTTGTATGAACCAACCTACGATTCGTGCGTCACAAGGAAGACTTCTGGTACCGCATCATCCACGCCTGCTCAATTTTCCATGGACGGTTACGCCGCTTCCAatatacagtctgtggtcaaagatatttgaacatatccaagtatacactagcacagctcaatatgcctcagcacacaacgcgatatgcgatacctttccttgttcaaatacttatgaccacagactgtagacggagagaagctgccagaaTTTGTTCCT
This window contains:
- a CDS encoding mitochondrial phosphate carrier protein (similar to Aspergillus terreus NIH2624 XP_001210923.1) yields the protein MATDAKSTGSTKVDAIVQNVKAAEPAQLSGLALYSRFALAGAVCCSVTHGGLTPVDVVKTRIQLDPKTYNRGMIGGFRQVIQNEGAGALLTGVGPTFAGYFLQGAFKFGGYEFFKQQWINTLGLETASQNRTAVYLASSAAAEFFADIALCPLEATRIRLVSEPTYANGLIGGFTKMLKNEGVGAFYAGFGPILFKQIPYTMAKFVVYEKAAETIFRTYPKESLSDGMQTVANLAAGLTAGFAAALVSQPADTMLSKINKTKGLPGEGTTSRLIKIAKELGFRGSYSGIGARLFMVGTLTAGQFAIYGDLKKAMGATGGVEIAK